One Salvia splendens isolate huo1 chromosome 22, SspV2, whole genome shotgun sequence DNA segment encodes these proteins:
- the LOC121786032 gene encoding zinc finger protein CONSTANS-LIKE 3-like codes for MRRCELCKAKARMYCASDRARLCWNCDAAVHSANFLVARHSRSLLCDVCQSPTPWTASGGKLAPTVSVCEQCAGQERCENSGGGESEAEEEQEAEEEENQVVPWSTPPPPAESSSSGDESVDSEDVVVSRKLLRNEADRRCEPSRINIRAPPPYAAEEAASRSKPPPLQTVRAADSGRVNVFGSEILDSLRRLHREETGSGQEMAEYFCDYLGPSI; via the exons ATGAGAAGATGTGAGCTCTGCAAAGCGAAGGCGCGGATGTACTGCGCCTCGGATCGGGCGAGATTGTGCTGGAACTGCGACGCCGCCGTGCACTCCGCCAACTTCCTCGTCGCGCGCCATTCGAGGAGCCTTCTCTGCGACGTCTGCCAGTCGCCGACGCCGTGGACGGCCTCCGGCGGCAAGCTCGCCCCCACCGTCTCCGTCTGCGAACAATGCGCCGGCCAGGAGCGCTGCGAAAACAGCGGCGGCGGAGAatcggaggcggaggaggagcaGGAAGCTGAGGAGGAGGAGAATCAGGTCGTTCCGTGGTCGACGCCTCCGCCGCCGGCTGAGAGCTCCTCCAGCGGCGATGAGTCGGTTGACAGCGAAGACGTCGTCGTTTCGCGTAAGCTGTTGCGAAATGAG GCAGATCGGAGATGCGAGCCGTCTCGTATAAATATCCGTGCTCCTCCGCCTTATGCGGCGGAGGAAGCGGCATCTAGAAGTAAACCGCCACCGCTTCAAACAGTTCGTGCAGCGGATTCGGGTCGGGTTAATGTGTTTGGATCGGAGATTTTGGATTCGCTACGGCGACTTCACCGGGAAGAAACGGGTTCAGGTCAGGAAATGGCTGAATATTTCTGCGATTATTTGGGACCGTCGATCTGA
- the LOC121787332 gene encoding G-type lectin S-receptor-like serine/threonine-protein kinase At4g03230, which produces MMGCMYSLTALSFSLVVLLLISCCCKCEGRDSISVGEPLKESDKTLVSAEGRFELGFFDSNGGKYLGIWYYSVSPRTVVWVARRDAPLPVSCGGVRIREDNGNVEVECGDGELHPVTSLAISAGSNRTLQLLDSGNLVLVDASSGARVWQSFDEPTDTFLPGMKLNDTVKLSSWMSPNNPAIGNYSFLQEQGVFVIYERSVNIRWKNNEPNSFMKDTLPFFVGEMLSGSTKSGKTNRFNISLITPDFNNSRLVMNSSGQIQYYDRSNVVSWSSVWPAPDDPCSVYNTCGKFGVCKSSGTSTMHNCTCPYGFTPVSSEDWNAGIYSDGCDRVPPAECSRRKTFVKIPLERVGGGFKPFDEARREEACKDVCLNDCKCQAYYFEDGNSGSRGTGKSSSRCWIWTSPVVENLNQDDGVDAASINLFLRISGGAGGVNARNDPEAQAPKSRNDSQKIYVITIVALVGGIILLSFPACILYRRRAAERPGNHRRAEANPALFSAESERQVNNLMQENGTGIDLPFYNLDSILSATDDFSDANKLGQGGFGPVYKGMFPGGHEIAVKRLSSFSSQGIEEFLNEVVLIAKLQHRNLVRLLGYCIKGSEKILLYEYMPNRSLDAFVFDEHNRLLLDWKKRFEIILGIARGLLYLHQDSRLRIIHRDLKTSNILLDEDMNPKISDFGLARIVQGMGTEASTNKVVGTYGYMSPEYALDGKFSTKSDIFSFGVVMLEIISGKKNTGFYNPQQVQNLLGYTWELWSDNKSLDMIDPTLSDSCEKSEVIKCINIGLLCVQEDPNERPSMATVVVMLGSETSPLPVPTQPAFVVRRRLSSTPLSSSSAQPDSVSVNDVTFTMAQGR; this is translated from the exons ATGATGGGCTGTATGTATTCTCTCACAGCCTTATCCTTCTCTCTTGTCGTCCTATTACTGATTTCGTGTTGTTGTAAATGCGAGGGTAGAGATAGCATCAGCGTTGGAGAGCCATTGAAGGAGAGTGACAAGACTCTTGTATCAGCTGAGGGGCGGTTTGAGCTCGGTTTCTTCGATAGCAATGGTGGCAAATATTTGGGCATATGGTATTACAGCGTATCGCCAAGAACCGTCGTGTGGGTTGCCAGAAGAGACGCACCACTGCCCGTTTCATGTGGAGGTGTTCGGATTCGTGAGGATAATGGAAATGTCGAGGTTGAGTGTGGTGATGGTGAACTTCACCCCGTTACAAGTCTTGCGATTTCTGCAGGTTCTAACAGAACACTGCAGCTGTTGGATTCCGGAAACTTGGTTCTTGTTGATGCTTCTTCAGGTGCAAGAGTGTGGCAGAGTTTCGACGAGCCAACTGATACTTTTCTTCCTGGTATGAAACTGAATGACACTGTGAAGCTGAGCTCGTGGATGAGTCCGAACAACCCAGCTATAGGAAACTACTCGTTCTTGCAAGAGCAAGGTGTGTTTGTGATATACGAGAGATCTGTCAACATCCGCTGGAAAAACAATGAGCCTAACTCGTTCATGAAGGACACTTTGCCTTTCTTCGTAGGCGAGATGCTATCAGGCTCCACGAAAAGTGGAAAGACAAATAGATTCAACATATCTTTGATTACACCTGATTTCAACAATTCAAGGCTAGTGATGAACTCTTCAGGACAGATACAGTACTACGATAGGAGCAATGTCGTGAGCTGGTCAAGTGTGTGGCCAGCACCCGATGATCCTTGCAGCGTGTACAACACATGTGGGAAGTTCGGTGTTTGCAAGTCATCCGGTACATCAACGATGCATAATTGCACGTGCCCTTATGGATTCACCCCTGTTTCCTCGGAAGACTGGAATGCTGGGATTTACTCTGATGGTTGTGACAGGGTCCCGCCTGCAGAGTGCAGCCGTAGGAAGACGTTTGTGAAGATACCGCTTGAGAGAGTGGGTGGAGGCTTCAAACCGTTTGATGAGGCTCGACGAGAGGAAGCTTGCAAAGATGTGTGTTTGAATGATTGCAAGTGTCAGGCCTACTATTTCGAAGATGGCAATTCTGGAAGCAGAGGAACGGGGAAGAGTTCTTCGAGATGTTGGATTTGGACGAGTCCTGTAGTCGAAAATCTTAATCAGGATGATGGTGTTGATGCTGCTAGTATTAACCTTTTTCTACGCATATCTGGAG GTGCAGGTGGGGTGAACGCAAGAAACGACCCTGAGGCTCAGGCACCTAAGAGTCGGAACGACTCACAAAAAATATATGTGATCACCATCGTTGCTCTGGTAGGTGGGATTATACTACTTTCTTTCCCTGCATGTATCTTGTATAGAAGGAGGGCGGCTGAAAGACCAG GTAATCACAGACGCGCTGAAGCTAATCCGGCGCTCTTCTCGGCTGAGAGTGAAAGACAAGTCAATAACTTGATGCAAGAAAATGGCACGGGGATTGATCTTCCCTTTTACAATCTTGATTCCATCTTATCTGCCACGGACGATTTCTCAGATGCAAATAAGCTCGGGCAAGGTGGATTCGGGCCGGTCTATAAG GGAATGTTTCCGGGTGGACATGAAATTGCAGTGAAGAGACTGTCGAGCTTCTCAAGCCAAGGAATCGAGGAATTCCTCAATGAGGTCGTCTTGATTGCCAAGCTTCAACACAGGAATCTAGTTAGGCTTCTGGGATACTGCATTAAGGGGAGTGAAAAAATCTTGCTTTATGAATACATGCCTAATAGAAGCTTGGATGCCTTCGTATTTG ACGAGCACAACCGGTTGCTACTCGACTGGAAGAAGAGGTTCGAGATCATCTTGGGGATAGCTCGAGGGCTGCTGTATCTTCACCAAGATTCGAGGTTGAGAATCATTCATCGTGACCTGAAAACGAGCAACATCTTGCTAGATGAAGATATGAACCCCAAGATTTCAGATTTTGGTTTGGCAAGGATCGTTCAAGGCATGGGAACAGAAGCAAGCACAAACAAAGTGGTCGGAACCTA TGGCTATATGTCTCCAGAATATGCGTTGGATGGGAAATTCTCGACCAAATCTGACATTTTCAGCTTCGGAGTTGTGATGCTGGAGATCATAAGTGGGAAGAAAAATACAGGCTTCTATAATCCTCAACAAGTCCAAAATCTCTTAGGTTAT ACATGGGAACTGTGGTCTGACAACAAGTCCCTCGACATGATCGATCCTACACTATCGGATTCGTGCGAGAAATCCGAGGTAATCAAGTGCATAAACATAGGGCTACTCTGTGTCCAAGAAGATCCCAACGAACGTCCTTCCATGGCGACTGTTGTCGTAATGCTGGGGAGTGAGACAAGCCCTCTTCCAGTCCCGACTCAGCCGGCCTTTGTTGTGAGGCGACGGCTCTCAAGCACGCCGTTGTCATCTTCGTCCGCTCAACCGGACTCTGTCTCCGTCAACGATGTCACCTTTACTATGGCACAAGGGCGGTGA